A single genomic interval of Anthonomus grandis grandis chromosome 17, icAntGran1.3, whole genome shotgun sequence harbors:
- the LOC126746337 gene encoding transformer-2 protein homolog beta isoform X3, whose product MDRSPRDRRDSPARKDRSYSRSPSRGRGRDRDRRDRSRSRSRDYSRDRDSPMSSRRRHAGTRDNPRPSRCLGVFGLSVYTTEDELYHIFNKYGPVERVQVVIDAKTGRSRGFAFVYFESSDDAKTAREQCSGMKINGKSIRVDFSITERAHTPTPGIYMGKPTYKYDRYEGRGGRRDRDDYRGSRYRRSPSPYYSSRSRRRYSRSRSYSPRLRTRALG is encoded by the exons ATGGATCGCTCACCAAGGGATAGAAGAGACTCGCCTGCCAGAAAAGACCGAAGTTATTCAAG GAGCCCCAGCAGGGGACGCGGTAGAGACAGAGACCGTCGCGACAGGTCCCGATCGAGATCCAGAGACTACAGTAGGGACAGAGATag TCCTATGTCTAGTCGCAGGCGTCACGCTGGCACCAGAGACAACCCCAGGCCCAGCAGATGTCTTGGGGTGTTTGGACTGAGCGTTTATACCACCGAGGACGAATTATatcatattttcaataaatacggGCCAGTCGAGAGGGTGCAGGTGGTGATTGATGCCAAG ACTGGTCGCTCGAGGGGCTTCGCTTTTGTCTACTTTGAGAGTTCAGACGATGCGAAGACGGCTCGGGAACAGTGTAGCGGCATGAAAATTAATGGGAAAAGCATCAGGGTGGACTTTTCTATTACTGAGAGGGCGCACACGCCGACCCCTGGGATTTACATGGGAAAACCCACTTA caaatatgACAGATATGAGGGCAGAGGTGGCCGTAGGGACCGAGA TGATTATCGAGGCTCCAGGTACCGTCGCTCTCCTTCTCCTTACTACAGTAGCAGGAGCCGAAGGCGGTACTCCCGATCTCGCAGTTACTCACCAC GGTTGCGCACAAGAGCATTGGGCTGA
- the LOC126746337 gene encoding transformer-2 protein homolog beta isoform X4, which yields MDRSPRDRRDSPARKDRSYSRSPSRGRGRDRDRRDRSRSRSRDYSRDRDSRRRHAGTRDNPRPSRCLGVFGLSVYTTEDELYHIFNKYGPVERVQVVIDAKTGRSRGFAFVYFESSDDAKTAREQCSGMKINGKSIRVDFSITERAHTPTPGIYMGKPTYKYDRYEGRGGRRDRDDYRGSRYRRSPSPYYSSRSRRRYSRSRSYSPRLRTRALG from the exons ATGGATCGCTCACCAAGGGATAGAAGAGACTCGCCTGCCAGAAAAGACCGAAGTTATTCAAG GAGCCCCAGCAGGGGACGCGGTAGAGACAGAGACCGTCGCGACAGGTCCCGATCGAGATCCAGAGACTACAGTAGGGACAGAGATag TCGCAGGCGTCACGCTGGCACCAGAGACAACCCCAGGCCCAGCAGATGTCTTGGGGTGTTTGGACTGAGCGTTTATACCACCGAGGACGAATTATatcatattttcaataaatacggGCCAGTCGAGAGGGTGCAGGTGGTGATTGATGCCAAG ACTGGTCGCTCGAGGGGCTTCGCTTTTGTCTACTTTGAGAGTTCAGACGATGCGAAGACGGCTCGGGAACAGTGTAGCGGCATGAAAATTAATGGGAAAAGCATCAGGGTGGACTTTTCTATTACTGAGAGGGCGCACACGCCGACCCCTGGGATTTACATGGGAAAACCCACTTA caaatatgACAGATATGAGGGCAGAGGTGGCCGTAGGGACCGAGA TGATTATCGAGGCTCCAGGTACCGTCGCTCTCCTTCTCCTTACTACAGTAGCAGGAGCCGAAGGCGGTACTCCCGATCTCGCAGTTACTCACCAC GGTTGCGCACAAGAGCATTGGGCTGA
- the LOC126746337 gene encoding transformer-2 protein homolog beta isoform X1, whose product MDRSPRDRRDSPARKDRSYSRSPSRGRGRDRDRRDRSRSRSRDYSRDRDRSRSRSISHSPMSSRRRHAGTRDNPRPSRCLGVFGLSVYTTEDELYHIFNKYGPVERVQVVIDAKTGRSRGFAFVYFESSDDAKTAREQCSGMKINGKSIRVDFSITERAHTPTPGIYMGKPTYKYDRYEGRGGRRDRDDYRGSRYRRSPSPYYSSRSRRRYSRSRSYSPRLRTRALG is encoded by the exons ATGGATCGCTCACCAAGGGATAGAAGAGACTCGCCTGCCAGAAAAGACCGAAGTTATTCAAG GAGCCCCAGCAGGGGACGCGGTAGAGACAGAGACCGTCGCGACAGGTCCCGATCGAGATCCAGAGACTACAGTAGGGACAGAGATag AAGTCGCTCGAGGTCTATTTCACACAGTCCTATGTCTAGTCGCAGGCGTCACGCTGGCACCAGAGACAACCCCAGGCCCAGCAGATGTCTTGGGGTGTTTGGACTGAGCGTTTATACCACCGAGGACGAATTATatcatattttcaataaatacggGCCAGTCGAGAGGGTGCAGGTGGTGATTGATGCCAAG ACTGGTCGCTCGAGGGGCTTCGCTTTTGTCTACTTTGAGAGTTCAGACGATGCGAAGACGGCTCGGGAACAGTGTAGCGGCATGAAAATTAATGGGAAAAGCATCAGGGTGGACTTTTCTATTACTGAGAGGGCGCACACGCCGACCCCTGGGATTTACATGGGAAAACCCACTTA caaatatgACAGATATGAGGGCAGAGGTGGCCGTAGGGACCGAGA TGATTATCGAGGCTCCAGGTACCGTCGCTCTCCTTCTCCTTACTACAGTAGCAGGAGCCGAAGGCGGTACTCCCGATCTCGCAGTTACTCACCAC GGTTGCGCACAAGAGCATTGGGCTGA
- the LOC126746337 gene encoding transformer-2 protein homolog beta isoform X2: MDRSPRDRRDSPARKDRSYSRSPSRGRGRDRDRRDRSRSRSRDYSRDRDRSRSRSISHSPMSSRRRHAGTRDNPRPSRCLGVFGLSVYTTEDELYHIFNKYGPVERVQVVIDAKTGRSRGFAFVYFESSDDAKTAREQCSGMKINGKSIRVDFSITERAHTPTPGIYMGKPTYKYDRYEGRGGRRDRDDYRGSRYRRSPSPYYSSRSRRRYSRSRSYSPRRY; the protein is encoded by the exons ATGGATCGCTCACCAAGGGATAGAAGAGACTCGCCTGCCAGAAAAGACCGAAGTTATTCAAG GAGCCCCAGCAGGGGACGCGGTAGAGACAGAGACCGTCGCGACAGGTCCCGATCGAGATCCAGAGACTACAGTAGGGACAGAGATag AAGTCGCTCGAGGTCTATTTCACACAGTCCTATGTCTAGTCGCAGGCGTCACGCTGGCACCAGAGACAACCCCAGGCCCAGCAGATGTCTTGGGGTGTTTGGACTGAGCGTTTATACCACCGAGGACGAATTATatcatattttcaataaatacggGCCAGTCGAGAGGGTGCAGGTGGTGATTGATGCCAAG ACTGGTCGCTCGAGGGGCTTCGCTTTTGTCTACTTTGAGAGTTCAGACGATGCGAAGACGGCTCGGGAACAGTGTAGCGGCATGAAAATTAATGGGAAAAGCATCAGGGTGGACTTTTCTATTACTGAGAGGGCGCACACGCCGACCCCTGGGATTTACATGGGAAAACCCACTTA caaatatgACAGATATGAGGGCAGAGGTGGCCGTAGGGACCGAGA TGATTATCGAGGCTCCAGGTACCGTCGCTCTCCTTCTCCTTACTACAGTAGCAGGAGCCGAAGGCGGTACTCCCGATCTCGCAGTTACTCACCAC GTCGTTATTAA